Proteins from a single region of Hordeum vulgare subsp. vulgare chromosome 6H, MorexV3_pseudomolecules_assembly, whole genome shotgun sequence:
- the LOC123402187 gene encoding uncharacterized protein LOC123402187, producing MEKPAGNQAAKVLKKGKKKQAKDELDRQKQAEKKRRRLEKALANSAAIISELEKKKQKKKEEQERLDEEGASIAEAVALHVLIGEDSDESRHLVLNKHRRCNDWDPSAGLDFTLDMQGAGDIYSPGGLMCANQAYASRGRWIDWGNAHPLPTWGEVRDLKASYYQGTFHQSTVACPGFMAAQAVSSLQIREDSSSPGQGVAAATVVNRMLGGTNRLNLYREI from the coding sequence ATGGAGAAGCCTGCGGGTAATCAGGCAGCCAAGGTcttgaagaagggaaagaagaaaCAGGCGAAAGATGAGCTGGACCGCCAGAAGCAGGCTGAGAAGAAGCGGCGACGGCTCGAGAAAGCGCTCGCAAACTCTGCTGCCATCATCTcagagctggagaagaagaagcagaagaagaaagaggagcaggaAAGGCTGGACGAGGAAGGCGCTTCGATAGCCGAAGCAGTCGCTCTTCATGTTCTCATAGGTGAGGACTCCGATGAATCCCGCCATCTGGTGCTGAACAAGCACAGAAGATGCAACGACTGGGACCCCTCGGCTGGTCTGGATTTCACGCTGGACATGCAAGGCGCGGGTGATATCTACTCCCCCGGCGGACTTATGTGCGCCAATCAAGCTTATGCTTCCAGGGGGAGGTGGATCGACTGGGGCAACGCGCATCCGCTGCCAACCTGGGGAGAAGTGAGGGACCTCAAAGCGTCCTACTACCAAGGAACGTTCCACCAGTCAACGGTCGCCTGCCCGGGCTTCATGGCTGCCCAGGCCGTCTCATCTCTGCAGATCCGAGAAGACTCATCCTCTCCAGGCCAAGGAGTTGCCGCCGCTACCGTCGTTAATAGGATGCTCGGCGGCACCAACAGGCTCAACCTTTACAGGGAGATATGA